Proteins found in one Aquibium microcysteis genomic segment:
- the murB gene encoding UDP-N-acetylmuramate dehydrogenase, translated as MRGGASLLDRLGDRLSGLRGRLTPDAAMDKITWFRAGGTADVLFQPADEEDLAGFLQAVPDDVPLTIVGIGSNLLVREDGIRGFVVRLSARGFGEAEAISPTRIRVGASTPDKRVAQVALDTGIGGFHFYHGIPGSIGGALRMNAGANGVETRERVVEVRALDRAGKLHVLDNAAMGYSYRHSAAPKDLIFTSAVFEGFPADRDEIRKAMDEVQHHRETVQPIREKTGGSTFKNPPGTSAWKEIDKAGCRGLMIGGAQISPMHCNFMINTGNATGYDLEYLGETVRARVLETSGIRLEWEIKRIGSFRTGHEVQPYLGQLL; from the coding sequence ATGAGGGGCGGGGCTTCGCTTCTCGATCGGCTGGGCGACCGGCTGTCGGGCCTGCGCGGCCGGCTGACACCGGACGCGGCGATGGACAAGATCACCTGGTTCCGCGCCGGCGGCACGGCGGACGTGCTGTTCCAGCCCGCCGACGAGGAGGATCTCGCCGGCTTCCTGCAGGCGGTGCCGGACGACGTGCCGCTGACGATCGTCGGCATCGGCTCGAACCTGCTCGTGCGCGAGGACGGCATCCGCGGCTTCGTGGTGCGGCTCTCGGCCAGGGGCTTCGGCGAGGCGGAAGCGATCTCGCCGACGCGGATCCGGGTCGGTGCATCGACGCCCGACAAGCGCGTGGCGCAGGTGGCGCTCGACACCGGGATCGGCGGCTTCCATTTCTATCACGGCATTCCCGGGTCGATCGGCGGCGCGCTGCGGATGAATGCCGGCGCCAACGGAGTCGAGACGCGCGAGCGCGTCGTGGAGGTGCGGGCGCTCGACCGTGCCGGCAAACTGCACGTGCTCGACAATGCGGCGATGGGCTATTCCTATCGGCATTCGGCGGCACCGAAGGACCTGATCTTCACCTCGGCGGTCTTCGAGGGCTTCCCGGCCGACCGCGACGAGATCCGCAAGGCGATGGACGAGGTGCAGCATCACCGCGAGACGGTGCAGCCGATCCGCGAGAAGACGGGCGGCTCGACGTTCAAGAACCCGCCCGGCACGTCGGCCTGGAAGGAGATCGACAAGGCCGGCTGCCGCGGCCTGATGATCGGCGGGGCGCAGATCTCGCCGATGCACTGCAACTTCATGATCAACACCGGCAATGCCACCGGCTACGATCTCGAATATCTCGGCGAGACGGTGCGGGCGCGGGTGCTGGAAACCTCGGGCATCCGGCTGGAATGGGAGATCAAGCGCATCGGTTCGTTCCGGACGGGACACGAGGTGCAGCCCTATCTGGGGCAGCTGCTTTAG
- a CDS encoding cell division protein FtsQ/DivIB, whose translation MFALRTGRDLQAPLARSSGAASARSGAGVLPRFLRRPARLLGRLTSGEVEAPRFAGLILSGGLFAATALYGMALGGHYPQVVQTFTAHSGFAVDDVRVSGNREVSDIDVLQVLSLDGWTSLIGLGADEVRERVVALPWVESATVRKIYPTTLEIALVEKQPFAIWQHGGELSVVERSGAPIVPYTSERFASLPLVVGEGAARQAGAIVALVADHPSLASRVRGYVRIADRRWDLRLDNGVVLKLPETGEARALDWLMSVEESDSLLSRDIAAVDLRLSDRLVVQLTPEGLKQREADVKAMQKAEKAAGRRT comes from the coding sequence GTGTTTGCGCTGAGAACCGGACGGGATCTGCAGGCACCGCTCGCGCGGTCGTCCGGTGCGGCGTCCGCACGGTCCGGCGCGGGCGTGCTGCCGCGCTTCCTGCGGCGGCCGGCGCGCCTGCTCGGCCGGCTGACCTCGGGAGAGGTCGAGGCGCCGCGCTTCGCCGGCCTGATCCTCTCCGGCGGCCTCTTCGCGGCGACGGCCCTCTACGGCATGGCGCTGGGCGGACATTATCCGCAGGTGGTGCAGACTTTCACGGCCCACAGCGGTTTCGCCGTCGACGACGTGCGTGTTTCGGGGAATCGGGAGGTGTCCGACATCGACGTCCTGCAGGTGCTGTCGCTCGACGGCTGGACGTCGCTGATCGGTCTCGGTGCCGACGAAGTGCGCGAGCGCGTCGTGGCGCTGCCCTGGGTCGAGAGCGCGACCGTCCGCAAGATCTATCCGACCACCCTGGAAATCGCGCTCGTGGAGAAGCAGCCGTTCGCGATCTGGCAGCACGGCGGCGAGTTGTCGGTGGTCGAGCGTTCCGGGGCGCCGATCGTTCCCTATACCAGCGAGCGCTTCGCGTCGCTGCCGCTGGTGGTGGGCGAGGGCGCGGCGCGGCAGGCGGGCGCCATCGTCGCGCTCGTGGCCGATCATCCGTCGCTCGCCAGCCGTGTGCGGGGCTACGTTCGCATCGCCGACCGTCGCTGGGACCTGCGTCTCGACAACGGCGTCGTGCTGAAGCTGCCGGAGACCGGCGAGGCGCGGGCGCTCGACTGGCTGATGTCCGTCGAGGAGAGCGATTCGCTGCTGTCGCGCGACATCGCGGCGGTGGACCTGAGGCTTTCGGACCGGCTCGTCGTCCAGCTGACGCCGGAAGGGCTGAAGCAGCGGGAAGCCGACGTCAAGGCGATGCAGAAGGCCGAGAAGGCAGCGGGGCGGCGCACATGA
- the mraY gene encoding phospho-N-acetylmuramoyl-pentapeptide-transferase: MLTWLAGAADDISVFNVFRYITFRTGGALITSALIVFMFGPAIINSLRIRQGKGQPIRADGPQTHFKKAGTPTMGGLMIMTGIVGSTLLWANLSSVYVWVVLMVTLGFGAIGFYDDYKKVTKQSHLGISGRTRLGLEFLIAGLASYIIMQNGQAPFSSSLTFPFVKDLLINLSIFFVPFAAFVIVGAGNAVNLTDGLDGLAIVPVMIAASSFGVIAYLSGNAVFADYLQIHFTPGTGELAVVLGAVIGAGLGFLWFNAPPAAIFMGDTGSLALGGLIGAVAVATKHEIVLAIIGGLFVMEALSVIIQVAVFKMTGKRVFLMAPIHHHFEKMGWTESQIVIRFWIIAVILALIGLSTLKLR, from the coding sequence ATGCTGACCTGGCTTGCGGGCGCGGCCGACGACATCTCGGTCTTCAACGTCTTCCGCTACATCACCTTCCGCACCGGCGGTGCGCTGATCACGTCGGCGCTCATCGTCTTCATGTTCGGGCCGGCGATCATCAATTCGCTGCGCATCCGGCAGGGCAAGGGCCAGCCGATCCGGGCCGACGGCCCGCAGACGCACTTCAAGAAGGCCGGCACGCCGACGATGGGCGGCCTGATGATCATGACCGGCATCGTCGGTTCGACGCTGCTCTGGGCGAACCTGTCCAGCGTCTACGTCTGGGTGGTGCTGATGGTGACGCTCGGCTTCGGCGCGATCGGCTTCTACGACGACTACAAGAAGGTGACCAAGCAGAGCCATCTCGGCATTTCGGGCAGGACGCGGCTGGGGCTCGAATTCCTGATCGCGGGGCTGGCCTCCTACATCATCATGCAGAACGGCCAGGCGCCGTTCTCGTCGTCGCTGACGTTCCCCTTCGTCAAGGACCTGCTCATCAACCTGTCGATCTTCTTCGTGCCCTTCGCCGCCTTCGTGATCGTCGGCGCGGGCAATGCCGTCAACCTGACGGACGGGCTCGACGGGCTGGCGATCGTGCCGGTCATGATCGCCGCCTCCTCCTTCGGCGTGATCGCCTACCTGTCGGGCAATGCGGTGTTCGCCGACTACCTGCAGATCCACTTCACCCCAGGCACGGGCGAACTCGCCGTCGTGCTCGGCGCGGTGATCGGGGCGGGGCTCGGCTTCCTCTGGTTCAACGCGCCGCCGGCGGCGATCTTCATGGGCGACACCGGCTCGCTCGCACTCGGCGGGCTGATCGGCGCGGTCGCCGTCGCCACCAAGCACGAGATCGTGCTCGCCATCATCGGCGGACTGTTCGTGATGGAGGCGCTGTCGGTGATCATCCAGGTGGCGGTGTTCAAGATGACGGGCAAGCGGGTGTTCCTGATGGCGCCGATCCACCATCATTTCGAGAAGATGGGCTGGACCGAGAGCCAGATCGTCATCCGCTTCTGGATCATCGCCGTCATCCTCGCCCTCATCGGCCTCTCCACGCTGAAACTCCGCTGA
- the ftsA gene encoding cell division protein FtsA: MSWLGGNGQTTSRRSGIVTVLDIGSSKICCIIGKLKPIEAGESLRGRTHQVRVIGIGHQKSQGVKSGMIVDLDRAEQAIRLAVDAAERMAGLTVDSLIVNLSAGRMKSQISTATINLGGHEVDASDITKVLAAGAKQALQVERELVHSLATGFSLDGEKGIRDPRGMLGETLGVDMHVLTGDAAPIRNMELCINRSHLSVERMVATPYASGLAALVDDEAELGAACIDLGGGTTTISVFSEGKFVHADSLPVGGIHVTLDLARGLSSSVETAERFKVMHGSALPTGADDRDVVNVPPVGAEDGDMPLQVPRAVMTRIIRARVEETLELVRDRLAQSGFGPTVGKRVVLTGGASQLSGLPDAARRILGRNVRVGRPLGVAGLPEAAKGPAFSSAVGLMIYPQVASFESGRVTGFLRMRSTGTGGRLGRVGQWLKDSF, translated from the coding sequence ATGAGCTGGCTTGGCGGAAACGGTCAGACGACGTCGCGGCGCTCCGGCATCGTGACGGTCCTCGACATCGGGTCGAGCAAGATCTGCTGCATCATCGGCAAGCTGAAGCCGATCGAGGCTGGCGAATCGCTGCGCGGCCGCACCCACCAGGTGCGCGTCATCGGCATCGGTCACCAGAAGTCGCAGGGCGTGAAGTCCGGCATGATCGTCGATCTCGACCGGGCCGAACAGGCGATCCGGCTGGCGGTCGACGCTGCGGAGCGGATGGCCGGGCTGACGGTCGATTCGCTGATCGTCAACCTGTCGGCCGGCCGGATGAAGAGCCAGATCTCGACGGCGACCATCAATCTCGGCGGCCATGAGGTGGACGCCTCCGACATCACCAAGGTGCTGGCGGCGGGCGCCAAGCAGGCCCTGCAGGTCGAGCGAGAGCTCGTGCATTCGCTGGCGACCGGTTTCTCGCTCGACGGCGAGAAGGGGATCCGCGACCCGCGCGGCATGCTGGGCGAGACGCTCGGTGTCGACATGCACGTGCTGACGGGCGACGCCGCGCCGATCCGCAACATGGAGCTCTGCATCAACCGGTCGCATCTGTCGGTGGAGCGCATGGTGGCGACGCCCTATGCGAGCGGGCTTGCCGCGCTCGTCGACGACGAGGCCGAACTCGGCGCCGCCTGCATCGATCTGGGCGGCGGAACCACGACCATCTCCGTCTTCTCCGAGGGCAAGTTCGTCCATGCCGATTCGCTGCCGGTGGGCGGCATCCACGTCACGCTCGATCTCGCGCGCGGGTTGTCGTCGAGCGTCGAGACGGCCGAGCGCTTCAAGGTAATGCACGGGTCGGCACTTCCGACGGGCGCCGACGACCGCGACGTCGTCAACGTCCCGCCGGTGGGTGCCGAAGACGGAGACATGCCGCTGCAGGTCCCGCGCGCGGTCATGACGCGCATCATCCGCGCCCGCGTCGAGGAGACGCTGGAACTGGTGCGGGACCGGCTGGCGCAGTCCGGCTTCGGGCCGACCGTGGGCAAGCGCGTCGTGCTGACGGGCGGCGCCAGCCAGCTGTCGGGCCTGCCGGATGCGGCGCGCCGGATCCTCGGCCGAAACGTGCGCGTCGGGCGTCCGCTCGGCGTCGCCGGGCTGCCCGAGGCGGCCAAGGGGCCGGCCTTCTCTTCGGCGGTGGGTCTGATGATCTATCCGCAGGTCGCTTCCTTCGAGAGCGGCCGCGTGACGGGTTTCCTGCGTATGCGCTCCACCGGCACGGGGGGACGGCTGGGGCGCGTGGGACAGTGGTTGAAAGACAGTTTCTAG
- the ftsW gene encoding putative lipid II flippase FtsW — MASRVDRGPVATWWWTVDRWYLAAFLSLMVLGVVLSFAASPAVAERIGLDSFHFVERQILFMIPALAAMIGVSFLSARNVRRLALLILAGSLLLMLAALFIGVEVKGARRWVALAGVSVQPSEFMKPAFVIICAWLFAEHRRQPEIPGNLFAMILLVLVLALLVAQPDLGQTMLVAGTWCVMFFMAGMPWLWILLLGALGIAGALAAYTVFPHVAGRIDRFLTGEGDTFQVDTGREAIIRGGWWGQGPGEGTVKRILPDSHTDFIFSVAAEEFGIVLCFVVVALFAFIVLKGLRFALREEDDFTRYAVSGLVILMGFQSVINMSVNLQLMPAKGMTLPFISYGGSSLVAMAISMGMVLALTTRRPERRRTSDLMFPPRILPAE, encoded by the coding sequence ATGGCAAGCCGTGTCGACAGGGGACCGGTCGCGACGTGGTGGTGGACGGTCGACCGCTGGTACCTGGCCGCCTTCCTGAGCCTGATGGTGCTCGGCGTGGTGCTGTCCTTCGCCGCCAGCCCCGCCGTGGCCGAACGCATCGGTCTCGACAGCTTCCACTTCGTGGAGCGACAGATCCTGTTCATGATTCCCGCCCTCGCGGCCATGATCGGCGTATCGTTCCTGTCGGCGCGCAACGTGCGGCGGCTTGCGCTGCTGATCCTGGCCGGATCGCTGCTGCTGATGCTGGCCGCCCTTTTCATCGGCGTGGAGGTCAAGGGTGCGCGGCGCTGGGTGGCGCTGGCCGGCGTGTCGGTGCAGCCGTCGGAGTTCATGAAGCCCGCCTTCGTCATCATCTGCGCGTGGCTCTTCGCCGAGCACCGGCGCCAGCCCGAGATCCCGGGCAACCTGTTCGCCATGATCCTGCTGGTGCTGGTGCTGGCGCTTCTGGTAGCCCAGCCCGACCTCGGCCAGACCATGCTGGTGGCGGGCACCTGGTGCGTGATGTTCTTCATGGCCGGCATGCCGTGGCTCTGGATCCTGCTGCTCGGCGCGCTCGGAATCGCAGGCGCGCTCGCCGCCTATACGGTGTTCCCGCATGTCGCCGGCCGCATCGACCGCTTCCTCACCGGCGAGGGCGACACGTTCCAGGTCGACACCGGCCGCGAGGCGATCATCCGCGGCGGCTGGTGGGGGCAGGGTCCGGGCGAGGGCACCGTCAAGCGGATCCTGCCGGACAGCCATACCGACTTCATCTTCTCGGTCGCGGCCGAGGAGTTCGGGATCGTGCTCTGCTTCGTGGTGGTCGCGCTGTTCGCCTTCATCGTGCTCAAGGGCCTGCGCTTCGCGCTCCGGGAGGAGGACGACTTCACGCGCTATGCCGTCTCCGGCCTCGTCATCCTGATGGGCTTCCAGTCGGTCATCAACATGAGCGTGAACCTGCAGCTGATGCCGGCCAAGGGCATGACGCTGCCGTTCATCTCCTATGGCGGCTCGTCGCTGGTGGCCATGGCGATCTCGATGGGCATGGTGCTGGCGCTGACGACGCGGCGCCCCGAACGTCGCAGGACGTCGGACCTGATGTTCCCGCCGCGCATCCTGCCGGCTGAGTGA
- the murC gene encoding UDP-N-acetylmuramate--L-alanine ligase: MKMPETIGLVHFIGIGGIGMSGIAEALHSLGYRVQGSDQSDGANVQRLRDKGIAVFVGHAAENLGEAEVVVVSTAIRKTNPELLAARERLLPVVRRAEMLAELMRFRQAVAIGGTHGKTTTTSMVAALLDAGGLDPTVINGGIINAYGTNARMGAGDWMVVEADESDGTFLKLPAEIAVVTNIDPEHLDHYGSFDKVREAFRQFVENVPFYGFGVMCIDHPEVQALVSRIEDRRVVTYGGNPQAAVRFRNIETDASGCRFDVTIRDRKTGAVAEIEGLKLPMPGHHNVSNATAAIAVAHELGISPEAIRKGLLAFSGVKRRFTPTGEWNGVRVFDDYGHHPVEIKAVLRAARESAPGRVIAIAQPHRYTRLRDLFDDFSSCFNEADTVMVAPVYAAGEEPIEGVTSEALVSRIRAGGHRDARFIAGPEAIAPAVRDMAKAGDFVVFLGAGNITQWAYQLPGNLEAGT, from the coding sequence ATGAAGATGCCGGAGACGATCGGCCTCGTCCATTTCATCGGGATCGGCGGCATCGGGATGAGCGGTATCGCCGAGGCGCTGCACAGCCTCGGATACCGTGTCCAGGGTTCCGACCAGTCCGACGGCGCCAACGTGCAGCGGCTGCGCGACAAGGGCATCGCCGTCTTCGTGGGCCATGCTGCCGAGAATCTCGGCGAGGCGGAGGTGGTCGTGGTCTCGACCGCCATCCGCAAGACCAACCCCGAACTGCTCGCCGCCCGCGAGCGGCTGCTGCCGGTCGTCCGGCGGGCGGAGATGCTGGCCGAACTGATGCGCTTCCGCCAGGCGGTGGCGATCGGCGGAACCCACGGCAAGACCACGACCACCTCGATGGTAGCCGCGCTGCTCGACGCGGGCGGGCTCGATCCGACCGTCATCAACGGCGGCATCATCAACGCCTACGGCACCAATGCGCGAATGGGCGCGGGCGACTGGATGGTGGTGGAGGCCGACGAGAGCGACGGCACCTTCCTGAAGCTTCCCGCCGAGATCGCGGTCGTCACCAACATCGACCCGGAGCATCTCGATCACTACGGCAGCTTCGACAAGGTGCGCGAGGCCTTCCGCCAGTTCGTCGAGAACGTGCCGTTCTACGGCTTCGGCGTGATGTGCATCGATCATCCCGAGGTGCAGGCGCTGGTCTCCCGCATCGAGGACCGCCGCGTCGTCACCTATGGCGGCAATCCGCAGGCGGCGGTGCGCTTCCGCAACATCGAGACCGATGCCAGCGGCTGCCGGTTCGACGTGACGATCCGCGACCGCAAGACCGGCGCAGTGGCCGAGATCGAGGGCCTGAAGCTGCCGATGCCGGGGCACCACAACGTCTCCAACGCCACCGCCGCCATCGCCGTCGCCCATGAGCTGGGTATCTCGCCGGAGGCGATCCGCAAGGGGCTGCTCGCGTTCAGCGGCGTCAAGCGACGCTTCACGCCGACGGGCGAATGGAACGGCGTGCGCGTCTTCGACGACTACGGACACCATCCGGTGGAGATCAAGGCGGTGCTGCGGGCCGCCCGCGAATCGGCGCCCGGCCGCGTCATCGCGATCGCCCAGCCGCACAGGTATACGCGGCTGCGCGACCTGTTCGACGACTTCTCGTCGTGCTTCAACGAGGCAGACACGGTGATGGTCGCGCCGGTCTATGCCGCCGGCGAGGAGCCGATCGAAGGCGTCACGTCGGAAGCGCTGGTCTCGCGGATCCGCGCGGGCGGCCACCGCGACGCGCGCTTCATCGCCGGGCCGGAGGCGATCGCGCCGGCCGTTCGGGACATGGCGAAGGCGGGCGACTTCGTCGTGTTCCTCGGTGCCGGCAACATCACGCAGTGGGCCTATCAGCTGCCCGGGAACCTCGAGGCGGGGACATGA
- a CDS encoding D-alanine--D-alanine ligase produces MSKKHVAVLMGGFSSERPVSLSSGNACADALEAEGYPVTRVDVGRDVVEVLSRLRPDVAFNALHGPFGEDGTIQGVLEYLEIPYTHSGVLASALAMDKERAKKVARAAGIPVAESRVMNRFEIGHEHPMKPPYVVKPVREGSSFGVVIVKEGQAHPPQVIGSADWKYGDVVMAERFVHGRELTCAVMGDVALGVTEIVPLGHAFYDYDAKYAAGGSKHECPAKISPNIYQKIQTLSLKAHQAMGCRGVSRSDFRYDDRFSENGEVIWLEINTQPGMTPTSLVPEIAAHAGHRFGELLSWMVEDASCLR; encoded by the coding sequence ATGTCGAAGAAGCATGTCGCCGTTCTGATGGGAGGATTCTCGTCCGAACGGCCCGTGTCGCTCTCCTCCGGGAATGCCTGCGCGGATGCGCTCGAAGCCGAAGGTTACCCCGTCACGCGCGTGGACGTCGGGCGCGACGTCGTGGAGGTTCTCTCGCGGCTGCGTCCCGACGTCGCGTTCAATGCCCTGCACGGCCCTTTCGGCGAGGACGGCACGATCCAGGGCGTGCTGGAATATCTGGAGATTCCCTACACCCATTCCGGCGTGCTGGCCTCCGCGCTCGCCATGGACAAGGAGCGGGCCAAGAAGGTCGCGCGCGCGGCGGGCATCCCGGTCGCCGAATCGCGGGTGATGAACCGGTTCGAGATCGGCCACGAGCATCCGATGAAGCCGCCCTACGTGGTCAAGCCGGTGCGGGAGGGGTCGAGCTTCGGCGTGGTGATCGTGAAGGAGGGGCAGGCCCATCCGCCGCAGGTCATCGGGTCCGCGGACTGGAAGTACGGCGACGTCGTGATGGCCGAGCGCTTCGTGCACGGCCGCGAGCTGACCTGCGCGGTGATGGGCGACGTGGCGCTCGGCGTGACCGAGATCGTGCCGCTCGGCCACGCCTTCTACGACTACGACGCAAAGTATGCGGCGGGCGGCTCAAAACACGAATGCCCGGCAAAAATTTCACCGAATATTTACCAAAAAATACAGACACTGTCCCTTAAGGCGCATCAAGCCATGGGCTGTCGCGGCGTGAGTCGATCCGATTTCCGATATGACGACCGCTTCTCCGAAAACGGGGAGGTGATCTGGCTGGAAATCAACACGCAGCCCGGGATGACGCCGACATCGCTGGTGCCCGAGATCGCCGCACATGCCGGCCATCGATTTGGTGAACTCTTGAGTTGGATGGTGGAGGACGCTTCGTGTTTGCGCTGA
- a CDS encoding AbrB/MazE/SpoVT family DNA-binding domain-containing protein: MSDTATLSAKYQISIPKALRTEQQWSAGQEFVFIPKGKGVLLMPVPSLDDLKGQAEDADPSDYRDRKDRY; this comes from the coding sequence ATGTCCGATACAGCAACGCTCTCGGCAAAGTACCAGATCTCGATCCCAAAGGCCTTGCGCACCGAGCAGCAATGGAGCGCTGGTCAGGAATTCGTCTTCATTCCCAAGGGAAAGGGCGTCCTCCTGATGCCAGTTCCGAGCCTTGACGATCTGAAAGGACAGGCAGAAGACGCGGACCCCTCGGACTACCGAGACCGCAAGGACCGCTATTGA
- the murD gene encoding UDP-N-acetylmuramoyl-L-alanine--D-glutamate ligase, giving the protein MIPASTFSGKRVALFGLGGSGIATAHALIAGGADVIAFDDNPESVARAAAQGVPTGNLRSADWASLASFVLSPGVPLTHPKPHWTVELARAAGVEVIGDIELFVRERAATAPEAPLVAITGTNGKSTTTALTAHILASAGRDAQMGGNIGRAVMTLEPPAPRRVYVVECSSYQIDLAPSIDPTAGVLLNLTPDHLDRHGTMQHYAEIKERLVAGSGTAIVGIDDSWCAQIADRLERTGKPVLRISKRLALTDGLFAEGGTLKLARAGRTKTLASLDGIGSLRGQHNAQNALAAVAACLTVGLSAAEIQAGLSSFPGLVHRMEQVGRVGKVLFVNDSKATNAEAAAPALSSFERIYWIAGGLPKEGGIEPLRNLFPRIARAYLIGEAAPAFAATLGEDAPYQISGTLEAAVRQAAADAARDPAAEPVVLLSPACASFDQFKNFEVRGEAFRAAVNALEGIRPIGGTI; this is encoded by the coding sequence ATGATCCCCGCCAGCACCTTCTCCGGCAAGCGCGTCGCCCTGTTCGGTCTCGGCGGGTCGGGCATCGCCACGGCGCATGCGCTGATCGCCGGCGGCGCCGACGTGATCGCCTTCGACGACAATCCCGAGAGCGTGGCGCGTGCCGCCGCGCAGGGCGTGCCGACGGGAAACCTGCGCAGCGCGGACTGGGCCTCGCTCGCCTCCTTCGTGCTGTCGCCCGGGGTGCCGCTGACCCATCCCAAGCCGCACTGGACGGTGGAGCTGGCGCGGGCGGCCGGCGTCGAGGTGATCGGCGACATCGAGCTCTTCGTGCGCGAGCGTGCCGCCACGGCTCCGGAGGCGCCGCTGGTCGCCATCACCGGCACCAACGGCAAGTCGACGACGACGGCGCTGACGGCGCACATCCTCGCTTCGGCCGGCCGCGACGCGCAGATGGGCGGCAACATCGGCCGCGCGGTCATGACGCTCGAACCGCCGGCGCCGCGGCGGGTCTACGTCGTCGAATGCTCCTCCTACCAGATCGACCTCGCGCCCTCGATCGATCCGACCGCAGGGGTGCTGCTCAACCTGACGCCGGACCATCTCGACCGGCACGGCACCATGCAGCACTATGCCGAGATCAAGGAACGGCTTGTGGCCGGCAGCGGCACGGCGATCGTCGGCATCGACGACAGCTGGTGCGCGCAGATCGCCGACCGGCTGGAGCGGACCGGCAAGCCGGTGCTGCGCATCTCCAAGCGGCTGGCGCTGACGGACGGCCTGTTCGCGGAGGGCGGCACGCTGAAGCTCGCCAGGGCCGGCCGGACGAAGACGCTCGCCTCGCTCGACGGCATCGGCTCGCTGCGCGGCCAGCACAATGCCCAGAACGCGCTGGCGGCGGTGGCGGCCTGCCTGACCGTGGGGCTGAGCGCGGCGGAAATCCAGGCGGGACTGTCGAGCTTTCCCGGCCTCGTCCACCGCATGGAACAGGTGGGGCGCGTCGGCAAGGTGCTCTTCGTCAACGATTCCAAGGCCACCAATGCCGAGGCGGCGGCGCCGGCGCTGTCGAGCTTCGAACGCATCTACTGGATCGCCGGCGGCCTGCCGAAGGAGGGCGGCATCGAGCCGCTCCGGAACCTCTTCCCGCGGATCGCGCGGGCCTACCTGATCGGCGAGGCCGCCCCCGCTTTCGCGGCGACGCTGGGCGAGGACGCGCCCTACCAGATCTCGGGGACGCTGGAGGCGGCGGTGCGGCAGGCCGCGGCCGATGCCGCCCGCGATCCGGCAGCCGAGCCGGTCGTGCTGCTCTCGCCGGCCTGCGCGAGCTTCGACCAGTTCAAGAATTTCGAGGTGCGCGGCGAGGCCTTCCGGGCCGCCGTGAACGCGCTCGAGGGAATCCGACCGATCGGAGGGACGATCTGA
- the murG gene encoding undecaprenyldiphospho-muramoylpentapeptide beta-N-acetylglucosaminyltransferase has product MESGGTTKGIILLAAGGTGGHVFPAEALAHELTARGFSIHLVTDGRAERYAGRFPADAIHTVPSATIGSRNPVALLRAGLRIWSGVQASTKLINRLKPKAVVGFGGYPTLPPLFAATRRGLPTLIHEQNAVMGRANKALARRVTAIAGGFLPEGGKTVATGNPVRPAVIEAARTPYFASIPDARFNLLVFGGSQGAQFFSQAVPPAIAALPENARKRLQITQQARPEDEDAVRSAYAGLGVQAEIAPFFSDMAERMAAAHLVVSRAGASTVSEIAVIGRPSLLVPYPYALDHDQAANAAALASAGGAEVHAQSTLTTDRLSALILKAMTEPDRLVAMAAAAQKTGKPDAARVLADLVEALASGKTAAASSRRQEDIRRLP; this is encoded by the coding sequence ATGGAGAGCGGCGGCACGACGAAGGGCATCATCCTGCTCGCGGCCGGGGGAACGGGCGGGCACGTGTTTCCGGCGGAGGCGCTGGCGCACGAACTGACCGCTCGCGGCTTCAGCATCCACCTCGTCACCGACGGGCGGGCGGAGCGCTATGCCGGAAGGTTTCCAGCCGATGCGATCCACACGGTGCCGTCGGCCACGATCGGCTCGCGCAACCCGGTCGCGCTCCTGCGCGCGGGATTGAGGATCTGGTCCGGCGTGCAGGCGTCGACGAAGCTGATCAACCGGCTGAAGCCTAAGGCGGTCGTGGGCTTCGGAGGCTATCCGACGCTGCCGCCGCTCTTCGCCGCGACGCGGCGCGGACTGCCGACGCTGATCCACGAGCAGAACGCGGTGATGGGCCGCGCCAACAAGGCGCTGGCGCGGCGGGTCACCGCGATCGCCGGCGGCTTCCTGCCGGAGGGCGGCAAGACGGTGGCGACCGGCAATCCGGTGCGCCCGGCCGTGATCGAGGCGGCGCGCACGCCCTATTTCGCGTCGATCCCCGACGCCCGCTTCAACCTGCTCGTCTTCGGCGGCAGCCAGGGTGCGCAATTCTTTTCGCAGGCGGTTCCGCCGGCGATCGCGGCGCTGCCCGAGAATGCCCGCAAGCGGCTGCAGATCACGCAGCAGGCGCGGCCGGAAGACGAGGATGCGGTGCGTAGCGCCTATGCCGGGCTCGGCGTCCAGGCCGAGATCGCGCCGTTCTTTTCCGACATGGCCGAGCGGATGGCAGCGGCGCATCTCGTCGTTTCGCGTGCCGGCGCCTCCACCGTTTCGGAAATCGCGGTGATCGGACGGCCGTCGCTGCTGGTGCCCTATCCGTATGCGCTCGACCACGACCAGGCGGCGAATGCCGCCGCACTCGCCTCGGCCGGGGGAGCAGAGGTCCATGCCCAGTCCACGCTCACGACGGACCGGCTGTCCGCGCTCATCCTGAAGGCCATGACCGAGCCCGATCGGCTGGTCGCCATGGCCGCAGCCGCGCAGAAGACGGGAAAACCCGACGCCGCGCGCGTGCTCGCCGATCTCGTGGAAGCACTTGCCTCGGGCAAGACCGCGGCAGCATCGTCGCGCCGACAAGAAGACATCAGGAGACTGCCATGA